From a single Vicugna pacos chromosome 4, VicPac4, whole genome shotgun sequence genomic region:
- the WDR38 gene encoding LOW QUALITY PROTEIN: WD repeat-containing protein 38 (The sequence of the model RefSeq protein was modified relative to this genomic sequence to represent the inferred CDS: substituted 2 bases at 2 genomic stop codons): MARGCSQPPRTAVCMAGRPRAGGCCGDWVAIQVGLVSLLGLAASCATSPPGLVPAGHQRSVETVSFSPDSKQLASGGWDKTVMLXEVQSGQVLRHLVGHXDSVQSSDFAPSSDCLATGSWDSTIRMWDLRARTPAFFHQELEGHSGNISCLCYSASGLLASGSWDKTIHIWKPSTRSLLVQLKGHITWVKSIAFSPDGLQLASAGYSHTVKVWDCNSGKCIETLKGVLDVAHACALTPDGKLLVSGAADQSRRQARCKSPRAG; the protein is encoded by the exons ATGGCCAGAGGCTGCTCACAGCCTCCGAGGACGGCTGTGTGTATGGCTGGGAGACCCAGAGCGGGCGGCTGCTGTGGAGACTGGGTGGCCATACAGGTGGG CCTGGTATCCCTTTTGGGCCTTGCTGCGTCCTGTGCCACCTCACCCCCCGGGCTGGTTCCTGCAGGTCACCAGCGGAGTGTGGAGACTGTCAGCTTCAGCCCTGACTCAAAGCAGCTGGCATCAGGTGGCTGGGACAAGACGGTGATGCTCTAGGAGGTGCAG TCAGGCCAGGTGCTGCGCCACTTAGTGGGACACTGAGACTCTGTCCAGAGCAGTGACTTCGCACCCAGCTCCGACTGCCTG GCCACTGGCTCCTGGGATTCTACCATCCGAATGTGGGACCTTAGGGCCAGGACCCCAGCGTTCTTCCACCAGGAGCTGGAGGGCCACAGTGGCAACATCAGCTGTCTGTGCTACTCGGCATCTGGCCTACTG GCGTCCGGCTCCTGGGACAAGACCATCCACATCTGGAAGCCCTCAACCAGAAGCCTGCTTGTTCAGCTCAAGGGCCACATCACCTGGGTGAAGAGCATAGCTTTCTCCCCTGATGGGCTGCAGCTGGCAAGTGCTGGCTACTCCCACACG GTCAAAGTATGGGACTGCAACAGCGGAAAGTGCATTGAGACCCTGAAG GGAGTCCTGGATGTGGCCCATGCGTGTGCCCTTACCCCAGATGGGAAACTCTTGGTGTCTGGAGCTGCTGATCAGTCAAGACGCCAAGCCCGCTGCAAATCACCCAGAGCTGGTTGA